The following proteins are co-located in the Scylla paramamosain isolate STU-SP2022 chromosome 37, ASM3559412v1, whole genome shotgun sequence genome:
- the LOC135091465 gene encoding uncharacterized protein LOC135091465 isoform X2 translates to MRVSALLLASLFCYGHALRGSPDIRSFHFGLPGALVADEQEEVATAYLCPATGMDHFPNVTRCDGYYLCLEGVGSHQLCPEGMLYNSNAPSNTYPCEDAANVTCDLPPIVCPPPGPPGPPGPQGPPGTGGQQEPPGPPSVCPMPPSVRPIPPLPPTLMPPAPSPPPVCPDSFTRHLPAHGSCSSFYECRGGVAERQECPSDLLYNAASPPTRFPCDYFYNVVCGVSLAPPSGFFFQQQQQKQQKQGDRELDQPKKIFNFYTYVTNKW, encoded by the exons ATGAGGGTGTCAGCGCTCCTCCTCGCCAGCCTCTTCTGCT atGGCCACGCTCTCAGAGGATCGCCAGACATCAGGAGTTTTCATTTTGGAC ttcCAGGAGCATTAGTTGCGGATGAACAAGAAGAAGTAGCAACAGCATATTTGTGTCCTGCAACGGGCATGGATCACTTCCCCAACGTGACTCGGTGCGACGGCTACTACCTGTGCCTTGAGGGCGTGGGCAGCCACCAGCTGTGTCCGGAGGGGATGCTGTACAACTCCAACGCGCCCTCCAACACTTACCCCTGTGAGGACGCGGCCAATGTGACCTGTGACCTCCCACCcatag tttGTCCGCCGCCTGGACCCCCGGGCCCACCAGGCCCACAAGGCCCACCGGGCACAGGAGGGCAGCAGGAGCCGCCAGGACCGCCATCGGTGTGTCCAATGCCGCCATCGGTGCGTCCAATACCGCCATTACCGCCGACTCTGATGCCGCCGGCGCCGTCACCGCCGCCAGTCTGTCCCGACTCTTTCACGCGACACCTTCCTGCGCATGGCAGTTGCAGCTCATTCTACGAGTGTCGCGGGGGTGTGGCTGAGAGACAAGAGTGTCCCAGTGATCTGCTCTACAATGCCGCCAGTCCCCCCACTCGCTTTCCCTGCGACTACTTCTACAATGTTGTGTGTGGCGTGTCGCTTGCACCTCCCAGTGGATTCTtcttccagcagcagcagcagaagcagcagaagcaggGGGACCGTGAGCTGGACCAGCCCAAGAAGATCTTCAACTTTTACACCTACGTGACGAACAAATGGTAG
- the LOC135091465 gene encoding uncharacterized protein LOC135091465 isoform X1, with product MRVSALLLASLFCSDGHALRGSPDIRSFHFGLPGALVADEQEEVATAYLCPATGMDHFPNVTRCDGYYLCLEGVGSHQLCPEGMLYNSNAPSNTYPCEDAANVTCDLPPIVCPPPGPPGPPGPQGPPGTGGQQEPPGPPSVCPMPPSVRPIPPLPPTLMPPAPSPPPVCPDSFTRHLPAHGSCSSFYECRGGVAERQECPSDLLYNAASPPTRFPCDYFYNVVCGVSLAPPSGFFFQQQQQKQQKQGDRELDQPKKIFNFYTYVTNKW from the exons ATGAGGGTGTCAGCGCTCCTCCTCGCCAGCCTCTTCTGCT cagatGGCCACGCTCTCAGAGGATCGCCAGACATCAGGAGTTTTCATTTTGGAC ttcCAGGAGCATTAGTTGCGGATGAACAAGAAGAAGTAGCAACAGCATATTTGTGTCCTGCAACGGGCATGGATCACTTCCCCAACGTGACTCGGTGCGACGGCTACTACCTGTGCCTTGAGGGCGTGGGCAGCCACCAGCTGTGTCCGGAGGGGATGCTGTACAACTCCAACGCGCCCTCCAACACTTACCCCTGTGAGGACGCGGCCAATGTGACCTGTGACCTCCCACCcatag tttGTCCGCCGCCTGGACCCCCGGGCCCACCAGGCCCACAAGGCCCACCGGGCACAGGAGGGCAGCAGGAGCCGCCAGGACCGCCATCGGTGTGTCCAATGCCGCCATCGGTGCGTCCAATACCGCCATTACCGCCGACTCTGATGCCGCCGGCGCCGTCACCGCCGCCAGTCTGTCCCGACTCTTTCACGCGACACCTTCCTGCGCATGGCAGTTGCAGCTCATTCTACGAGTGTCGCGGGGGTGTGGCTGAGAGACAAGAGTGTCCCAGTGATCTGCTCTACAATGCCGCCAGTCCCCCCACTCGCTTTCCCTGCGACTACTTCTACAATGTTGTGTGTGGCGTGTCGCTTGCACCTCCCAGTGGATTCTtcttccagcagcagcagcagaagcagcagaagcaggGGGACCGTGAGCTGGACCAGCCCAAGAAGATCTTCAACTTTTACACCTACGTGACGAACAAATGGTAG
- the LOC135091466 gene encoding beta-alanine-activating enzyme-like, translating to MEKRQEKSDNLGSLFWCTASAFPNHTAVLYLRDGEWKVVTYDALKTEAVQIRVALSHHDPRTQQTSKDEAQYKSQAAESLTTTLVGVDDSQAESHGSEVQVVGILSSGPEAVACILGTLPSCGYWYISPQYTKREVTDLVERIQPERILVEESFLHSIEDIESVILDTLCIFGTNFKLISTKYMKCSSIHRPETLAYVVPTSGSTGIPKCVYVPHASIMPNIYDFVHLFKVSSKDRIFCAAPLTFDPSVIDLFLAFCVGASLVMVPSSILRIPRLLLQVLLEQKVTILQATPTLLLSLGHHRVRESLLAQGSWLRVLALGGEVFPKGAVSHCIGGGCAAKIFNLYGLTEVSCWASVWEYVPEETGTSSEVEWMPIGKPLSYTEIKVLSKTGEEVEDGEGEIHVGGEQRVCLVDDGSGIGMEDQTLTHLKATGDLGLVKEGHIYCLGRLDDQIKRNGQKISLREIESVCSHFPYISQCIVVPDSKDRLVVCMCLFDKEVTVDDVWRDLRNCLAPWKIPDEVVFIDSVPFNTHGKIEMQELLSLVTKLHHTSRHAQTLQDFFKEIWIRTLGYEDVRKDDQFVLCGGNSLTAVQVNVAVEEFLGCEIPEFLDILLHKPYSEIVQVLRTYQLARKSSDFSRVVNKRAKTKHVSHLQLQHNNTNLTEIKKPDTDEVCNHQSAKESTMNAKPKDNASLDKSILLAAVSRRGVQLRESESSSLNLSSHTYLLRWKFNLGKCIDSSPLLVKHSCGDIFVFVGSHSHKFVCLDAVSGVEKWSCMLGDRVESSPAVSRDGVFVYVGCYDYHLYCLRVEDGSVAWKYKTRGEVKSSPVVDQETGCVVFGSHDKHLHCVCADGEAKWVLQVSSGSIFSSPFIGGTLVIVATLDGVVCGVDKASGGIRWRVTLNKPVFSSPIIYSKGVVFGTVEGLVLSYTLSGSPMWKFKTGGSIFSSPFVLNLSNSLQVIGIGSHDGCVYFFTHQGELMAKYCSASPVYATPFMYQEGEGVFGAVVCETLGRCCVLRVATDGKQEEGTTQRAGVEVMWKYEFPGELFASPIFYEKRLWIGCRDDFLYCFDAL from the exons ATGGAAAAGAGGCAGGAGAAGAGTGACAACCTAGGCAGCCTGTTTTGGTGTACAGCCTCTGCTTTCCCAAACCACACAGCTGTTCTGTATCTCAGAG ATGGAGAGTGGAAGGTGGTGACCTATGATGCCCTAAAGACAGAGGCAGTCCAGATTAGAGTGGCACTGAGCCATCATGATCCCAGGACACAGCAGACCAGCAAAGATGAGGCACAATATAAGAGTCAGGCAGCAGAAAGCCTCACTACCACCTTGGTGGGTGTTGATGACTCACAGGCAGAGAGTCATGGCTCTGAGGTGCAAGTTGTGGGGATCCTGTCATCAGGTCCTGAGGCAGTTGCTTGCATCCTTGGAACACTTCCCAGCTGTGGCTACTGGTACATCTCCCCACAATACACTAAGAGAGAAGTCACTGATTTAGTTGAGAGAATTCAGCCTGAGCGAATACTAGTTGAAGAAAGTTTTCTGCACAGCATTGAAGACATTGAATCTGTGATCCTAGACACACTTTGCATATTTGGAACAAACTTCAAATTGATATCCACTAAGTACATGAAATGTTCATCAATTCACAGACCTGAAACTTTGGCATATGTGGTGCCAACCTCTGGGTCCACTGGCATCCCAAAGTGTGTTTATGTGCCTCATGCCTCCATCATGCCAAACATTTATGATTTTGTGCATCTGTTCAAAGTCAGCTCTAAAGACAGAATATTCTGTGCTGCCCCTCTCACTTTTGACCCCAGTGTTATTGACCTCTTTCTGGCTTTCTGTGTAGGTGCTAGCCTGGTCATGGTACCCTCGTCTATCCTGAGGATACCCAGGCTGCTGCTACAGGTTTTACTGGAGCAGAAGGTCACAATCCTTCAGGCCACACCAACCCTTCTCCTTAGCCTTGGCCATCACAGGGTGAGAGAGTCTCTCCTAGCACAGGGTTCATGGCTGAGGGTGTTGGCCTTAGGTGGTGAGGTGTTCCCCAAAGGGGCTGTCTCGCATTGTATCGGAGGAGGTTGTGCAGCAAAGATTTTCAACCTTTATGGACTAACTGAGGTGTCTTGCTGGGCATCTGTTTGGGAGTATGTGCCTGAGGAAACTGGTACATCTTCTGAAGTGGAATGGATGCCCATTGGGAAACCTTTGTCTTACACTGAAATAAAAGTGCTGAgcaaaacaggagaggaagtggaggatggggaaggggaGATACATGTTGGAGGTGAGCAGAGGGTGTGCTTGGtggatgatggtagtggtattgGCATGGAAGATCAGACACTGACCCACTTGAAGGCAACAGGTGACCTGGGGCTTGTGAAGGAGGGCCACATTTATTGCCTTGGAAGATTGGATGACCAGATCAAGAGGAATGGTCAGAAAATTAGTTTGAGGGAAATTGAAAGTGTTTGTTCACATTTTCCTTACATCAGTCAGTGTATTGTTGTGCCAGACTCAAAAGACAGACTAGTggtatgtatgtgtctgtttgATAAAGAAGTCACAGTGGATGATGTTTGGAGGGATCTGAGGAACTGTTTGGCACCGTGGAAAATTCCTGATGAAGTGGTGTTCATTGATTCTGTGCCCTTCAATACTCATGGGAAAATTGAAATGCAAGAACTGCTCTCCCTTGTGACAAAGCTTCATCACACTTCCAGGCATGCACAGACTCTGCAAGACTTCTTCAAAGAGATATGGATTAGAACTCTAGGTTATGAGGATGTGAGGAAGGATGACCAGTTTGTCCTGTGTGGTGGGAACTCACTCACGGCTGTACAAGTAAATGTCGCAGTGGAAGAATTTTTGGGATGTGAAATCCCTGAGTTTCTTGATATACTGCTACACAAACCATACAGCGAGATTGTTCAAGTTTTGAGGACATATCAGCTGGCCAGAAAGAGTAGTGATTTCAGTAGAGTTGTAAATAAGAGGGCTAAAACTAAACATGTTTCACATCTACAACTTCAGCATAATAACACTAActtaacagaaataaaaaaacctgATACTGATGAGGTTTGTAATCATCAGAGTGCAAAGGAAAGCACCATGAATGCTAAGCCAAAAGATAATGCAAGTCTAGATAAGAGCATTCTTCTAGCAGCTGTTTCAAGAAGAGGTGTTCAGCTGAGGGAATCAGAGTCATCATCACTAAACCTTTCCTCACACACTTACTTGCTGAGGTGGAAATTTAACCTTGGAAAGTGTATAGACTCTTCACCTCTCCTTGTCAAGCATTCATGTGGGGACATATTTGTATTTGTTGGCTCTCACTCCCACAAATTTGTGTGCCTTGATGCTGTCAGTGGAGTTGAAAAGTGGAGCTGTATGCTTGGGGACAGAGTGGAGTCATCCCCAGCTGTTTCACGAGATGGGgtttttgtttatgttggtTGTTATGACTACCACCTTTACTGCCTCAGAGTGGAGGATGGGAGTGTGGCATGGAAGTACAAAACTAGAGGAGAAGTGAAGAGCTCGCCAGTTGTGGATCAGGAGACTGGTTGTGTAGTGTTTGGATCTCATGATAAGCacctgcactgtgtgtgtgcggaTGGGGAGGCTAAATGGGTTTTACAAGTGTCTAGTGGAAGtatattttcctctccatttattGGTGGAACCTTAGTGATTGTGGCCACACTGGAtggggtggtgtgtggtgtggacaAGGCTAGTGGAGGGATTAGGTGGAGGGTGACACTCAATAAGCCAGTGTTCAGCTCACCCATCATTTATTCAAAGGGTGTTGTGTTTGGCACTGTTGAGGGCCTGGTGCTTAGTTACACCCTCAGTGGCTCTCCTATGTGGAAATTCAAGACAGGGGGAAGTATTTTCTCATCCCCATTTGTGTTAAACCTTAGTAACTCACTTCAGGTTATTGGTATTGGATCACATGATggctgtgtttatttttttacccatCAGGGAGAGCTTATGGCCAAGTACTGTTCTGCTTCCCCTGTGTATGCCACCCCATTCATGTACCAGGAGGGTGAGGGTGTGTTTGGGGCTGTGGTATGTGAGACGCTTGGgaggtgttgtgtgttgaggGTGGCAACTGatgggaagcaggaggaaggcACCACACAAAGGGCAGGTGTAGAGGTGATGTGGAAGTATGAGTTTCCAGGAGAACTCTTTGCCTCGCCAATATTTTATGAGAAAAGGTTATGGATTGGTTGTCGAGATGATTTTCTCTACTGCTTTGATGCTCTCTAA